One window from the genome of Dyella sp. A6 encodes:
- a CDS encoding DUF5597 domain-containing protein: protein MTVRTCVRPLLGVLLAASAFLAQAGEPPQLVHHDGRFALMVDGRPFTVLAAQLNNSSAWPDVLPEVWPAVEAVHANTVEAPVYWEQFEPRPGQFDYTNIDALVTQARAHHVHLILLWFGTWKNGQMHYVPTWIKDDPTHYPRMLDADGQPIEVLSPYSAANLQADRTAFVALMKHLRAIDGDRHTVIMVQVENEPGAIGTVRDHGAAADRAFAGPVPTTLAQALHKPAGSWRQLFGADAAEAFAAYGIADYIQQVAAAGKAVYPLPMYVNTWLRYKGKHLPGIDYPSGGATWNVLDIWKATVTSIDLIGTDLYTDDYHEFTRVVGQYHRPDNPSWISETGFEAGTAKFLFYILGKGGIGFSTFGVDGHDTDAAGKAASQAYARNYGAIGAIDRIVASAAYEGRLQAVVEQRGQPKRVLRFGHWRIDVSFGAPAWGDAPPILAGNPHDNGHVLVIQLDPHTFLVTGFHARVEFKRTAQDGRRGQLLRVEEGDFEHDGRWHSRRWLNGDQTDYGLNFGDDSRLLRVTVGSY, encoded by the coding sequence ATGACAGTACGAACCTGCGTCCGCCCCCTGCTGGGCGTCCTCCTGGCGGCCTCGGCCTTTTTGGCCCAGGCCGGCGAGCCTCCGCAACTGGTCCATCACGATGGCCGTTTCGCCCTGATGGTGGACGGCCGGCCATTCACCGTACTGGCGGCGCAGCTCAACAACTCCAGCGCCTGGCCGGACGTGCTCCCGGAAGTCTGGCCCGCAGTCGAGGCCGTGCATGCCAACACCGTCGAGGCACCGGTGTACTGGGAACAGTTCGAACCCCGGCCGGGCCAGTTCGACTACACCAACATCGATGCGCTGGTCACCCAGGCCCGCGCTCACCACGTGCACCTGATCCTGCTGTGGTTCGGCACCTGGAAGAACGGCCAGATGCACTACGTGCCCACCTGGATCAAGGACGACCCGACGCACTACCCACGCATGCTGGACGCCGATGGCCAGCCGATCGAAGTGCTCTCGCCCTACTCGGCCGCCAACCTGCAGGCCGACCGCACGGCCTTCGTCGCGCTGATGAAACACCTGCGTGCGATCGACGGCGACCGCCATACGGTGATCATGGTGCAGGTGGAGAACGAACCCGGTGCCATCGGCACCGTGCGCGACCACGGCGCTGCCGCCGACCGCGCGTTCGCCGGCCCGGTGCCGACGACGCTGGCACAGGCGCTGCACAAGCCGGCCGGTTCGTGGCGCCAGTTGTTCGGCGCCGATGCCGCCGAAGCCTTTGCCGCCTACGGCATCGCCGATTACATCCAGCAGGTGGCGGCCGCCGGCAAGGCGGTGTATCCGCTGCCGATGTACGTCAACACCTGGCTGCGCTACAAGGGCAAGCACCTGCCCGGGATCGACTACCCCAGCGGCGGCGCCACCTGGAACGTGCTGGACATCTGGAAGGCGACGGTGACCTCGATCGACCTGATCGGCACCGACCTGTACACCGACGACTATCACGAGTTCACCCGCGTGGTCGGCCAGTACCACCGCCCGGACAACCCGAGCTGGATCTCGGAAACCGGCTTCGAGGCGGGCACGGCGAAGTTCCTGTTCTACATCCTGGGCAAGGGCGGCATCGGCTTTTCCACCTTCGGTGTCGACGGCCACGACACCGACGCTGCCGGCAAGGCAGCCAGCCAGGCCTATGCGCGCAACTACGGGGCCATCGGCGCGATCGACCGCATCGTGGCGTCAGCCGCCTATGAGGGACGTCTGCAGGCCGTGGTCGAGCAGCGCGGCCAGCCGAAGCGCGTGTTGCGTTTCGGTCACTGGCGGATCGATGTGTCGTTCGGCGCGCCAGCCTGGGGCGACGCACCGCCGATCCTGGCCGGCAACCCGCACGACAACGGCCACGTGCTTGTCATACAGCTTGACCCGCACACCTTCCTGGTCACCGGCTTCCATGCCCGCGTCGAGTTCAAGCGCACGGCGCAGGACGGCCGCCGCGGCCAGCTGTTGCGCGTCGAGGAAGGCGATTTCGAGCATGACGGTCGCTGGCATTCGCGTCGCTGGCTCAATGGCGACCAGACCGACTACGGCCTGAATTTCGGCGACGACAGCCGGCTGCTGAG
- a CDS encoding APC family permease: protein MPAKGSFHRELGLTDLTFIGLGAIFGSGWLFSASHVAAIAGPAGMLSWLVGGGAVLLLGLVYCELGAALPRAGGVVRYPEYSHGVLLGSLMAFVTLIAFSSLIAIETVACRQYAAAWFPALSRDAAGDPTVLGWLVQLALLALFFGLNYFSVKTFAKANNLVSVFKFVVPLLVIVVLLLHFHPQNMHAHGFAPHGFAGVEGAVSAGGVIFAYLGLTPIVSVASEVREPQRTIPIALILSVLLSTAIYLLLQLAFLGSIPAPLLAHGWGDIGTLFSLPYHDIALALGIGWLAVLVVCDAVISPSGTGNIYMNATPRVVYAWARSGAFFPYFARIDAGSGIPRPALWLSFALSVFWTLPFPSWQAMINVVSAALVLSYAIAPITVAALRRNAPTLERPFRVRGISVLGPLSFIIATLIVYWSNWQTVSWLLGLQIALFAVYALYRLPSAEGRARLRDEAAGSWWLVVYYALLIALSWLGTFGGRGSLAQPWDSLAAALVGLVIYHWGARSGLPAHRLDLGSDND from the coding sequence ATGCCAGCGAAAGGATCCTTCCACCGCGAGCTCGGCCTGACCGACCTCACCTTCATCGGCCTGGGCGCCATCTTCGGCTCCGGCTGGCTGTTCTCGGCCAGCCACGTGGCGGCCATCGCCGGCCCCGCCGGCATGCTGTCGTGGCTGGTCGGCGGCGGCGCCGTGCTGCTGCTGGGCCTGGTCTACTGCGAACTGGGCGCGGCGCTGCCGCGTGCCGGCGGCGTGGTGCGCTACCCGGAGTACTCGCACGGGGTGCTGCTGGGCTCGCTGATGGCCTTCGTCACCCTGATCGCCTTTTCCAGCCTGATCGCGATCGAGACCGTGGCATGCCGGCAGTATGCCGCCGCGTGGTTTCCCGCCCTGAGCCGCGACGCGGCCGGCGATCCCACCGTGCTGGGCTGGCTGGTGCAGCTGGCCCTGCTGGCGCTGTTCTTCGGCCTGAACTACTTCAGCGTCAAGACGTTCGCCAAGGCCAACAACCTGGTCAGCGTGTTCAAGTTCGTGGTGCCGCTGCTGGTGATCGTGGTGCTGCTACTGCACTTTCATCCGCAGAACATGCACGCGCACGGGTTCGCGCCGCACGGCTTCGCCGGGGTGGAAGGTGCGGTGTCGGCCGGCGGCGTGATCTTCGCCTATCTGGGGCTGACCCCGATCGTCTCGGTGGCCAGCGAGGTACGCGAACCGCAGCGCACCATCCCGATCGCGCTGATCCTGTCGGTGCTGCTTTCCACCGCGATCTACCTGCTGCTGCAACTGGCTTTCCTGGGCAGTATTCCGGCGCCGCTGCTGGCGCATGGCTGGGGTGACATCGGCACCCTGTTCTCGCTGCCCTATCACGACATCGCGCTGGCCCTGGGGATCGGCTGGCTGGCCGTACTGGTGGTGTGCGACGCTGTGATCTCGCCCAGCGGCACCGGCAACATCTACATGAACGCGACGCCGCGGGTGGTCTATGCATGGGCACGCAGCGGCGCGTTCTTCCCGTACTTCGCGCGAATCGATGCCGGCTCGGGCATCCCGCGCCCGGCGCTGTGGCTGAGCTTCGCGCTGTCGGTGTTCTGGACCCTGCCGTTCCCGTCGTGGCAGGCGATGATCAACGTGGTGTCGGCGGCGCTGGTGCTGAGCTATGCGATCGCACCGATCACCGTCGCCGCACTGCGCCGCAACGCACCCACGCTGGAGCGGCCGTTCCGGGTCCGCGGCATCAGCGTACTCGGACCACTGTCGTTCATCATCGCGACGCTGATCGTGTACTGGTCGAACTGGCAGACCGTGTCGTGGCTGCTCGGCCTGCAGATCGCCCTGTTCGCGGTGTATGCGCTGTACCGCCTGCCCTCCGCCGAAGGCCGCGCCCGGCTGCGCGACGAAGCCGCCGGCAGCTGGTGGCTGGTGGTGTACTACGCCCTGCTCATCGCGCTGTCCTGGCTCGGCACCTTCGGCGGCCGCGGCAGTCTGGCGCAGCCCTGGGATTCGCTGGCCGCGGCGCTGGTCGGCCTGGTCATCTACCACTGGGGGGCACGCAGCGGCCTGCCCGCCCACCGGCTGGACCTGGGCTCCGACAACGACTGA
- a CDS encoding Tat pathway signal protein, translating into MDRRRFLQGMATTAAVGLAAGRPGRAGTPDATATRAAPPPIRIPSAQAQLAGKQAIARFSQSGQDWQVLEDFSHPDGALALVCGDQACVLAKRTEAAYSEASTPYFGMRQADIALAGADLLADHLLSHGEPDEAQVRLAAPPVASQLNPADYYGRLPWTSFVGTRQCSDTMPVYTAGSTRTYHAEQVFAELHDAEKVARRREGLLGGWLPAVHKVVPLDDGRWYDVLVFADVDADDRFVVQTWHRTALVEHGRISRVVYGHSYPSYPPRREPPAAADFYAALLRFHDAWQAELAGAAATSLPVAGWDDMPRFAFARELVVRPGGSYPKYGAVDRDYYGNEYDGFQDTFTSSLYANLEWGRFEQAAAVLDEYFTDFVYADGLINMRGPETGQYGLTLSLLARYLHYTGDRALLLKHREKIQATATLLVQLHDESLKLPDTAPGHGLIHGWNESDSCLFPDPSLWWKPYYANSAMAARGLADLAAVWPSLQPGAGAQAADWQRRARMLRTQTEHTLRANVRHDLSPPYVGPLPGVSLTFRESLAHEHPSEQQWPHRAYAELLQADVLPDELANLVIDCMRGHGATSIGVVANIGPVDPHARDILGFISYGYAQQLLRLDRIDEYLLFLYAHRHHVHTPGGWTAGEVTGLDGSMPLFCMPAQMTIPLLLRWMLVSEDSAGDTLYLGRAIPHAWLHSGTSIACSALPTRWGKTGFALQLQADRHHLHGHVDMPPDAPDNAWLSLRLPPGRQWREVRADGRVLEAHPRGDRFRLPRHATGRLTIEAALA; encoded by the coding sequence ATGGACCGTCGCCGCTTTCTGCAAGGCATGGCCACCACCGCAGCCGTCGGTCTGGCGGCCGGGCGCCCCGGCCGGGCCGGCACCCCCGACGCAACGGCCACGCGTGCCGCGCCACCGCCGATACGCATTCCCAGCGCGCAGGCGCAGCTCGCCGGGAAGCAGGCGATCGCACGCTTCAGTCAGTCCGGGCAGGACTGGCAGGTGCTGGAAGACTTCAGCCATCCCGACGGCGCGCTGGCCCTGGTCTGCGGCGACCAGGCCTGCGTGCTGGCCAAGCGCACCGAAGCGGCCTACAGCGAGGCATCCACGCCGTACTTCGGCATGCGCCAGGCCGATATCGCCCTGGCCGGTGCCGACCTGCTGGCCGACCACCTGCTGAGCCACGGCGAGCCCGACGAGGCGCAGGTACGCCTGGCTGCACCACCGGTGGCCTCGCAGCTCAACCCGGCGGACTACTACGGACGCCTGCCGTGGACCAGTTTCGTCGGCACCCGCCAGTGCTCCGACACGATGCCGGTGTATACCGCCGGCAGCACGCGTACCTACCACGCCGAGCAGGTGTTCGCCGAACTGCACGACGCGGAAAAAGTGGCGCGTCGGCGCGAAGGCCTGCTCGGCGGCTGGCTGCCCGCGGTACACAAGGTGGTGCCGCTGGACGACGGTCGCTGGTACGACGTACTGGTCTTCGCCGACGTCGATGCCGACGACCGTTTCGTGGTGCAGACCTGGCATCGCACCGCTCTGGTCGAACACGGCCGGATCAGCCGTGTCGTCTACGGCCACAGTTACCCCAGCTACCCGCCGCGCCGCGAACCGCCGGCGGCCGCCGACTTCTATGCCGCGCTGCTGCGCTTCCACGATGCCTGGCAGGCCGAACTGGCCGGCGCGGCGGCGACCTCGCTGCCCGTGGCCGGCTGGGACGACATGCCGCGCTTCGCCTTCGCACGCGAGCTGGTGGTGCGTCCTGGCGGCAGCTACCCGAAGTACGGCGCCGTGGACCGCGACTACTACGGCAACGAGTACGACGGCTTCCAGGACACCTTCACCAGCTCGCTGTACGCCAACCTGGAATGGGGCCGCTTCGAGCAGGCGGCGGCGGTCCTCGACGAATACTTCACCGACTTCGTCTACGCCGACGGCCTGATCAACATGCGTGGCCCGGAAACCGGCCAGTACGGCCTGACCCTGTCGCTGCTGGCGCGCTACCTGCACTACACCGGCGACCGCGCGCTGCTGCTGAAGCACCGCGAAAAGATCCAGGCCACCGCCACGTTGCTGGTGCAGCTGCACGACGAAAGCCTGAAGCTGCCCGATACCGCGCCGGGCCATGGCCTGATCCACGGCTGGAACGAATCCGATTCCTGCCTGTTCCCCGACCCCAGCCTGTGGTGGAAGCCGTACTACGCCAACAGTGCGATGGCGGCCCGCGGACTGGCCGACCTGGCCGCCGTATGGCCGTCGCTGCAACCCGGTGCTGGCGCACAGGCCGCCGACTGGCAACGCCGCGCGAGGATGCTTCGCACGCAGACGGAGCACACGCTGCGCGCCAATGTCCGCCATGATCTGAGCCCGCCGTATGTCGGCCCACTGCCCGGGGTGAGCTTGACCTTCCGAGAGTCGCTGGCCCACGAACATCCCAGCGAACAGCAGTGGCCGCACCGCGCGTACGCCGAACTGCTGCAGGCCGACGTGCTGCCGGACGAACTGGCCAACCTGGTGATCGACTGCATGCGCGGCCATGGCGCGACCAGCATCGGGGTGGTCGCCAACATCGGCCCGGTCGATCCGCATGCGCGCGACATCCTGGGTTTCATCTCCTACGGCTATGCGCAGCAGTTGCTGCGGCTGGACCGCATCGACGAGTACCTGCTGTTCCTCTACGCGCACCGCCACCATGTGCACACGCCGGGCGGCTGGACCGCGGGCGAGGTGACCGGACTGGATGGCAGCATGCCGCTGTTCTGCATGCCCGCGCAGATGACCATTCCACTGCTGCTGCGCTGGATGCTGGTCAGCGAGGACAGCGCGGGCGACACGCTGTACCTGGGCCGTGCGATACCGCACGCCTGGCTGCACAGCGGCACGTCCATCGCCTGCAGCGCATTGCCCACGCGCTGGGGCAAGACCGGGTTCGCTCTGCAACTGCAGGCCGACCGGCACCATCTGCACGGACATGTGGACATGCCACCGGACGCACCCGACAACGCCTGGCTCAGCCTGCGCCTGCCACCGGGCCGGCAATGGCGCGAAGTGCGTGCCGACGGACGCGTGCTCGAAGCACATCCACGCGGCGACCGCTTCAGGTTGCCGCGACATGCCACCGGACGACTGACGATCGAGGCCGCCCTGGCCTGA
- a CDS encoding glycoside hydrolase family 127 protein has protein sequence MHGFSLNQVRLLDSEFATQAEINRRYLHSLPVDRLAHNFRLQAGLPSQARPLGGWEKPDCELRGHFSGGHYLSAVALAYASHGDTVLKERGDALVAILAACQQPNGYLSAFPESFFDRLSRGQKVWAPFYTIHKIQAGMLDMYQHAGNAQALKVATGIGDWLVHWLNGFSDTEMAHIEKTEFGGINESMYNLYAITGNGRHLEAAHRFDQASLLDPLAAHRDELKGLHSNTQVPKIIGAARRYELTGEPRYRRISEFFWETVTGERTYATGGSSNDEFWKTGPGDLKGQLGLYAAESCVAYNLLKLTRHVYEWNGDPRAFDYYERTLYNARLGTQDENGMKLYYYPLQAGANKYYNTPFDSFWCCTGTGVEEFARFNENIYFREGTDLYVNLFIPSELDWPEQQLKLRQETGFPREPRTRFVLALGKPITMALNLRIPEWIGPDAAVRVNGETLDVFASPGSYLTLRREWRDGDRIELDLPMTLRNQPLPGDDSLRAVRYGPLVLAAQLGGKGLTHAMQYAGMWAAPDPEPKPQPAPRVAMTSPRQMDWLKAADTPLSFTASTLHGELPVVPVNQIKHQRYAVYWQTEMAAAGES, from the coding sequence ATGCACGGTTTCAGCCTGAACCAGGTGCGCCTTCTCGACAGCGAGTTCGCCACCCAGGCCGAAATCAACCGTCGCTACCTGCACAGCCTGCCGGTTGACCGTCTCGCCCACAACTTCCGTCTCCAGGCAGGCTTGCCCAGCCAGGCCAGGCCGCTGGGTGGCTGGGAAAAGCCCGACTGCGAACTACGCGGCCATTTCAGCGGCGGCCACTACCTTTCCGCGGTGGCACTGGCCTATGCCAGCCATGGCGACACCGTACTGAAGGAACGCGGCGATGCACTGGTAGCCATCCTCGCTGCCTGCCAGCAGCCGAACGGCTATTTGAGCGCCTTCCCGGAAAGTTTCTTCGACCGTCTCAGCCGCGGCCAGAAAGTCTGGGCGCCGTTCTACACCATCCACAAGATCCAGGCCGGCATGCTCGATATGTACCAGCATGCCGGCAACGCACAGGCGTTGAAGGTAGCCACCGGTATCGGTGACTGGTTGGTGCACTGGCTCAACGGGTTTTCCGATACCGAGATGGCGCATATCGAGAAGACCGAGTTCGGCGGCATCAACGAGTCGATGTACAACCTGTACGCGATCACCGGCAACGGTCGCCACCTTGAAGCCGCGCACCGCTTCGACCAGGCATCGCTGCTCGATCCGCTGGCGGCCCATCGCGACGAACTGAAGGGACTGCACAGCAACACGCAAGTGCCCAAGATCATCGGCGCCGCCCGCCGCTACGAGCTGACCGGCGAGCCACGCTACCGGCGGATCAGCGAGTTTTTCTGGGAAACGGTGACCGGCGAACGCACCTATGCCACCGGCGGCTCCAGCAACGACGAGTTCTGGAAGACCGGCCCGGGCGACCTGAAAGGCCAGCTGGGCCTCTACGCCGCCGAGAGCTGCGTGGCCTACAACCTGCTCAAGCTGACCCGTCACGTATACGAATGGAACGGCGATCCGCGCGCCTTCGACTACTACGAGCGCACGCTCTACAACGCGCGCCTGGGCACCCAGGACGAGAACGGCATGAAGCTGTACTACTACCCGCTGCAGGCCGGCGCCAACAAGTACTACAACACGCCATTCGATTCGTTCTGGTGCTGCACCGGCACCGGCGTGGAAGAGTTCGCCCGCTTCAACGAAAACATCTATTTCCGCGAAGGCACGGACCTCTACGTTAACCTGTTCATCCCCTCGGAACTCGACTGGCCGGAACAACAGCTCAAGCTGCGCCAGGAAACCGGTTTTCCGCGTGAGCCGCGGACCCGGTTCGTGCTCGCGCTGGGCAAGCCCATCACGATGGCGCTGAACCTGCGCATTCCCGAGTGGATCGGTCCCGACGCCGCCGTGCGGGTGAATGGCGAGACGCTGGATGTCTTCGCTTCGCCCGGCAGCTACCTCACCCTGCGCCGCGAGTGGCGCGACGGCGACCGCATAGAGCTGGACTTGCCGATGACCCTGCGCAACCAGCCACTGCCCGGCGACGACAGCCTGCGCGCGGTGCGCTACGGACCGCTGGTGCTGGCCGCACAACTGGGCGGCAAGGGACTGACCCATGCCATGCAGTACGCGGGCATGTGGGCGGCGCCGGACCCTGAACCCAAACCGCAACCGGCGCCGCGCGTGGCGATGACCTCGCCGCGGCAGATGGACTGGCTCAAAGCCGCCGACACGCCACTGAGCTTCACCGCCAGCACCCTCCACGGCGAGCTGCCGGTGGTGCCGGTCAACCAGATCAAGCACCAGCGCTACGCCGTGTACTGGCAGACCGAAATGGCTGCCGCCGGCGAAAGCTGA